In the Brevundimonas sp. LM2 genome, GCCTGCGGGCCGGGGATAGGTGACCATGAAGCCGTGCTCCTGATCGTTTACGCCAACGCTGCCGGTTGAGCGCGACCGCCGAAGGTGACCGGCAATGGCCCGCACCATCGCGGGCCGGTCACCTTCAGGAATCGAAATCGGAGAAGCCCTGCAGAGGACGGCAGGTATGTGCCCTACGGCCTTCGTTTCCTCTACGGCCCGCAAAGTTAGATCAAACAGTAGAATGGATTCGATAGGTTCAACAAGCGAAGATAATAGGTATTTTAGTAGGCTGGCTTCAAAACATACTAGGTCGAGAAAATACGGATAAGAGTGAAGGTAGTCTAGGCTAAAGGATGGACGTAAACTGAAGTGCGATACACTATCAAAAGCTGATTCCATGACGGCGGTATCGGCATAAGAAATCTGGCAGGTGTCTGTTGTAACATCAAGTAGTCGGTAAACTGTTTCTGGTTCAAGCCTAATAGGCCGATCTATCAGCACTATCGCGTCGCCCACGGCCTGGCTCGCCGCGATCGCTAATCTAGATATCGCTGTTTCTGCATCCGGGACGACCACGCGGCGCACGCGTGAATCGTTTCCAGCCGCGTCTTCCAGAACGCCCACCAGATCTGTGGGAGTCCCGCTATCGCTGATCCAGATGGCCTCCCAGCGATTGCACCACTGGCTACGGAGGTCTTTAAGCAGGCCTAACAAAGCGGGTGTATTCTGCCTATCAAGGGTCAGGATAAATGTAAGTGACCGGTCGCCGACCTCGCGCGCACAGCCAGCGCGAAGAATATCGATAACGTCATCTGTAAGGTCGTCATTGCGCGTCCGCCAAGTCTCGATCGCGGAGACATGATTCACCGTCAACGATGCCGGAGAGAGCGGTACTTTCCCACGCTTGGTTCGCGCTCTGATAACGTCTCCAAAACTGACCCTGTCATCGATATCGACCATAAAGCCGCTGGGTTGGCGCTCCGGTCCCCCCGTAACGTCGTGTGCGCGGTGGATATTCGCGCGAACTGTCGCCAGGAGCTCATCGCCGCGGAAAATTTCGACATCAACGGGATCATCCGGGAAATCCAGGTCGACCGCCCAGCCGGTTAGAAGGCCGTTTGTGAACCCATCAATGATACCGCCGCGGCCAGGTGAGTTGGACGATGACAGGATCTCCGATTCTGCTGCGACATTTCCATCGAGTGAATAACTTGCCCGATAGCACGACATCGCAGACTGGAAATCGCCGCGAGATTTGGCCAGGTGGCCCCTATGCAACCAAAGGTCCGAGTCGTCGGCGTTAATTGCCGCCGCGCTCCGATAAGCTTTGTCGGCCTCTTCCCAACAGGACTGCTCGCGATAGGCGTGGCCAGCCTGCACCCATATAGCGAAATCGTTGGGGTATCGAGCGAGATGGTGCCCATATGCTAGGCTTGCTGCCTGCCAATCTTGACGATCTCGCGCCTGGTCGCCCAGTTGTCTGTTGTCGATGCCTCTCGGGCGAACGATCATGAAGCGTTTGGCGCGCCGGAGGATTGAGGCAATCTTCATATTTGGTCGTCTCGTCATCCTGATCGGAGCGTCGCGTCGGCGTAGCGCTCCTGTCCCTCAGGTCAAGCGGAGTCCTGACCTCACAGGCTTATAGCCATTGCAAAAATTGCATATCGCTTGTGCGGGCGCGAAGCGGAAGTTAGGATTCTGCGGCGATGTTCGGTGTGCCCGAAGCGGCCGCCGACAGGCCAATAAACCTATGTGGGGATACGATGCGTCTGACAAAGAAGGCGGCGAAGCTCTTTGGAGCATTCAAGCGCCGCATTCATCC is a window encoding:
- a CDS encoding glycosyltransferase; the encoded protein is MKIASILRRAKRFMIVRPRGIDNRQLGDQARDRQDWQAASLAYGHHLARYPNDFAIWVQAGHAYREQSCWEEADKAYRSAAAINADDSDLWLHRGHLAKSRGDFQSAMSCYRASYSLDGNVAAESEILSSSNSPGRGGIIDGFTNGLLTGWAVDLDFPDDPVDVEIFRGDELLATVRANIHRAHDVTGGPERQPSGFMVDIDDRVSFGDVIRARTKRGKVPLSPASLTVNHVSAIETWRTRNDDLTDDVIDILRAGCAREVGDRSLTFILTLDRQNTPALLGLLKDLRSQWCNRWEAIWISDSGTPTDLVGVLEDAAGNDSRVRRVVVPDAETAISRLAIAASQAVGDAIVLIDRPIRLEPETVYRLLDVTTDTCQISYADTAVMESAFDSVSHFSLRPSFSLDYLHSYPYFLDLVCFEASLLKYLLSSLVEPIESILLFDLTLRAVEETKAVGHIPAVLCRASPISIPEGDRPAMVRAIAGHLRRSRSTGSVGVNDQEHGFMVTYPRPAGSILIIVPTRNRADLLRTCLDSVWRTCGDLRIDIVVIDHQSDETDTTTYLDSIKGRVEIMPYSGAFNFARMNNVAFERFGRDHDFVLFMNNDIEAIEPGWLGRIASLAAREEIGIVGANLIYADRRIQHSGVVVGLSGAADHAHRYEQLEDFDGNRRPGRDHSLASTREYSAVTAACMIMRCEVFRAVQGFDEELAIGFNDTDLCLRVRESGYRILNDGRTVLYHHESATRARSGELDHPRDTALFVSRWRSFLAAGDPAYNPQLSQVTAHRPGTLRDARFPARVWFPRSERRRSPVTPRHAPRPTVLS